The sequence below is a genomic window from Mytilus edulis chromosome 2, xbMytEdul2.2, whole genome shotgun sequence.
CACAGTCATTGCAATAAACCAAAAACAAACAGGCTTTAGGATGCCTGAATTATTCAAAaggtaaataaattaaaaacaacaccaGTTGCAATCTACACACATTTAGTGACATagaatatattgattgattggttgatggTTGCTTTAAGGCGCATTAGCACAATATTAGAATACATGGTACAGTTAATAAAAATCCATCCTCCAAATATCCCAATGTTGCCCATATTTTTTTGAACTCGTTGAAAACTTTTTACTAAATATCTTTCAAGAAAAAGTAGGTATGAGATTGTTGACAATGTCATCTCTATATAAGGGGCATCAACcgaataaaaaaagtttgtcTGCACTCTTATAAGACCTTGCTAATAGCctttgatataattttaaaatgccACAAGATATGTAGGTGTGAGAGTGCttcaaatgatatttttcaaggggcataactcctttAAGGATGTTTCTTTGTTTGGCACTGATTCTCAAACTTGCTGATCTAAATCTATGTTATAAGTTTCATATATATCTAGCAAGAACTGTACACTTCAGAATACAAACAATGCAGCGTTCTGTTTTACTAGTTTCCAAAGAAAGTATCTtaaaaacagtgtggctgtggccattgattgacacattaaattcatccattgactgggacaatttaggtgaacgtttgtatgtaacgacctctgctcactatgtacttttaaagacacttacactatggggtcaccaaaggttctcaacaccttaataaagtaattcgaaaaattaatcagaaataacacgatgttttgatttatatcaattatataaatcaaaacataaaggttattcctgattaatttttcgaattattttataattaaaggcgttaagaaacctttggtgaccctacagtttaaatgtctatcgtaggtacgtcgtgaacagtggtcgttacagacaaacgttcacgtaaattgtcccagtcaatggatgaatttaatgtgtcaatcaatgaccacagccacactgttttgaatttcattctataatctttaaaataaatttgataataaTCTTCCCAATAATTGGCAACTCAAAGGAACACAATTCCTTTGAAATAGTATGTTGGCACTAATTTTGAAATTGGAAATAAGTTATATACAAGGATCTGAAAATTTGCctaatttcagtaattttgagataacttaaaagttggtgccctttttctaaaaaatatttttcaaaatcacaTAACGAAGCATGCTCATACTTTATAGCCTCGTCGAACTTGTATGACTCCTGCATCGCATTTACTTCATGAATTTTCCGACAATTTTCCTAAAATCATTCAAGAGCAATTAAGTGGAGGAAccagtttaaaaatgaaatgattttaatgactcaaaacgatAAATTTCTCACACATCGCTAACATTTCTTTCgattttgaagacaaaacttAAAACCGGATGTTTAACATGTATACTTTAATATAAGTTGCATACATATTTGACAATTATATACAAGACCAGACACACAGACAGATGGACATCGTGTATTTCTTATTCCCCCTGCACTTTGTTTATCACGAGATTAAAAAAGGTAAgtttgaacaagaatgtgtccatagtaaacTGATGCCCCTCTCTCACTCTccttatgttcagtggaccatgacatTGGGCTCAatactctaatttggcattaaaattagaaagatcataccatagggaacatgtgtactaagttttaagtttatTGGATAACTTCATCtgaaactaccttgaccaaaatctttaaccttaAGTGGGACAGCTGAAGGGAAAaacaaacagacgcacagacccaaaaacataatgcccctaagtGGTGACTATGTATCTTACATTTGGCCTGTAAACAATTATGTGCGAGGTAAATAGGATGTACAAgattttctaaattttcaattataatgTCATTTGTCAACAATTCCTACTAACAATTCAGAACCATATTtacttaaaaaatacaaaatttcttcGATGCAACTGAAATTGGTTTTGTCAATACTTCTTttacaaaatctaaaaaaaaatctgcaaagaTTAAGAAGATCCTACAGGTGTCAATAAGTTTCAACAAAGATACAATTTTCAGAGTTGAACAACTTTTTCCCTTCAAGAACAAGCATGCTAACCATTATTTAATCAAAGATTTGACTTCAAGCTGAAACTTAACTTAAATCATCAGAATGACAATTTAACTTGAAATGCTATTGACTCTACTTAATGAAGATGAGGTATCAACTTGTTCAATAATAGGAATTTTCTAAAACTTCTTGTTGTggaccttgttttttttttttttttggtctaaatacattgaaattaagaaatcagttattttaaatGGTTTATACAGGGAAAAGTAAATCATTTCATTATTTAGAAACATTGAACAAAGACCCCGTAAATGTAATGTTTCTCAAAGTCCACATTTTAAACTTACATTGTGATGAGTTAAATAGAAAGATTGTCGTCAtctctagataaaaaaaaaagtgaatgaaTCTGTGTTTTATGATAATCAGAGGACGCTCTTTTGGTGATATCAATTGACTTTGATATCTGGCgcgaaatttttaaattgttaatttcaatATTTAGTTTGTACATTAGTTTAGATCATTAGTgcgaataattattttttaagtgCATCTCACGCTATGTTccactaatttaaaaaaagtctaaTATTTTCTTTAGAATATTCGcaataaataattgatatttccattaaaaacaagtgaaataatttctgatgcaaatattatatatgataaaaaataagtaaaagttaaaaaaaaatatgcaaacacTGAATTATTCAACACAATAACAGTAGTTTTTTTGTGCATTTGTGTTACAgtaaatatcaaatatagtttAATGATTCTCGGTGTACGTCTTATGAAACATAAAATTCgatttaaaaacaattgatttaaaaaaaaataaagaccatAAAACCTACCTGGGCCACAAGCTAAAAATATACCACGCATATCTTTCTCTGCATTATCATATCCGTGATGTCCTTTAGCAGGTCCATCGCTATAGTTGTCTATGCTTTGTCCTGAAGGCTACAAAAGTCTGTATATTTATAACATGATATATGTgttctttaaatatttattgacTTTGAATCATTGCTGAAACTATTGAACATATCAAAATTGCTGATCTGTATAAGTCATGTCGTTGTGTCGTTCTATGTGAATGTATAAGGgacaataaaacatagaaaaatctaaatattgaaGTCAAGACTTTCATTATCATCCTGAACAGCTGGTTGTCTCTTACATGCTGGTACTAAGATTGACAAATGAATGCCAGAGAGGGCAATATATTGACTATCGTGTATTTGCTTGACTTTATTTTGTTTCTCtaaaaacattattttgaatATACTATAAAGTAAGAAACTCACAGTTAAAATGTACCAACCAAGTTCTGCTACAACAATTATGGGTGCTACCAATTGACTATTTTTATAACGCCATCTTTCTGGTAAATTTTCCTTTTTGTAAACTGTTATATGCTTGTTGTTCATTTGTCGTAGATTAGAATACACCTAAACAAATAGTAATGAGTTGAGGGTCAATATCTGCATAACAGGTATTCAAAATTAATGGCATACTGTAAACGAAAATCGGTTTGGAAGCAAAGCAAAAAGACATGAAAAAAACCACAACAAAGACTAATGAatcaaaagatagaaaaaatataaacacttCATCAAAAGTAAGTTGAAAGGTATACGTCTATTCGACAGCAACCAGAAACcaacaacaatatatataaaaaaaccatTCAAAGGTCAATTTACAGTCTTCAATAGataaatttatatgtaaaaaaaaaaaactaaactctAAATCACTCGTAATAGAAGTATAACTTATCCGAAACTTATAAATCATACTTctttgaccccaattttttaAATTAGCAGACAACGTTAACATTTGACATACATATGGATGGGTATGGTCATTATTTTTCCTTCAATAGAAAAAACATTTGGCTTATAATACGCAAACTTATATATAAGTAGGATTCAATATTTCAGAGGAATTTGCAGGATTACTTTTCCGTTAAAGGGAATACATTGTCTAAATTAAGGAGGTTGGTGTCAGTGACCAACTAGTGATTTCCGAAAATTTAGGTACGATTCTTTTTTTGGAAAAGGTTAAGTTGATGTCTAAGCTTTATGATTAGAAAATAAATACTTACTTTTTCTACTTTTCCTTCTCTTGGCCATATGCTGCATACAGCTCCTTTATCCCTGACAGCTTCTACATCCGCATAGCCTATATGATCTGATATATCAATAGTTCTAGACTCAGAAATTTCTGTCATTCCATGGTCAGAAAATATAACTATATTTACTTTGTCCTCTAAACCTTCCTGTACTAACATATCTAACATTTGTTTGATAGCTTCATCTGTTTGTCTGATAATGTCTTTTAGCTCTTTTGAGTTAGGACCATAACTGTGTCCCCCATCATCTACTACATCCACGAATACACCTGAAAAAGAGAATTGGTGGTTTCATATGTTTTACGCTGCACGGTCTCTTTTTAATACTAGTAATAAAATGATTAGTTGATGGATTATTTGTTGTTAAACATCTGGTAGTATATGTTTCGTAAAATCTAAGCATCATATAAAAGCTAAGTTAACTATTTCAGAGGAAATTACACATGTTTCTGGATAACTCCAAAAGAATCTCTCCAAACAAAACCATTTTGGAAGCTACACACCTTAAACTGAAATAACATATCAGCTTTGCCTGTAGTAGCTGCAATTTAGTTTTAGTGTTATGCAAAATTCATACACAGAAACTTCGCAATCGAACCCTATAATACAATTCGTGCTAGTGATAATTTACTGACAAAGCAATCCGTACCTGCCATGTCTATTTTATCAGTTTTGAATTTGTTGAAAGCTTACTTTAAATTCTTCATCATATGGAGAATCATTGGCCACTCGCCCATTTCATCGTAAAATGTTGATGTCGTTCCTTTGTTTGGAATATGTCCGCCAGGCCACTCAAACATATTTGTTCGcttttcctaaaaaaatatatatactaaagcTAATATATTACATCTCTTGTATGGTCATGGTCAGTTTGATCTGATCAAAACACACCGTTTGCATGGAGCTACCGTGAACACATACATACATGCATCTTTAGTTTATCATCTAACTCATCAATTATCCGTATTCACCTTAGCcatttacataatatattattTGGGACAAAATTGAACCTGGTCAAGTTTAAAGAGCCTTTATATCAATGTTATGTTTTTAAACTGTATTTCTTTGCTCTTTGTCGATTCTCTTATTTTAGTCTTGGTTTAAACATGACCGCACTAAAGTATTTAGGTTTTATAAATGATCATTAGCATACCTCTGAGTAAAGTACATGTGTTTTTTCTATTGCTTGCATATCTCTTTTTAATAACATGAACAATACATTCTTATAGTGGGTTCCCTTGTATAAATGTTTCAATTAGGAAGTTGGTCGTGTAGGCTTGACACCATTGAAACCTGTTATTCTGGCTTTGAAACCGAAGGCAATACAACAGTAAGATGTCATGTTCCTGCATATGCGTTACAATAATTAATGAGACCAAATTTTCTAGTATCTAGAGCGTAAGTTTTGACACTGTTCTTGTATTTAGACAGCAAGCTTTTCATTCAAAACTTCACGTTCTGGCGAAATTATATTTACTCACTTGTTTTACTGCAGTAATCCAAAGTGGTTCAGCACCTTCAAACCAGTGTGATTTTTTCGATTCAGCGGTTTCCATCTTAATTTCAAAGCTGTTTCCACGTTCTTGATTCCACATAAAATTACCAACAAATCCATGATTTTCAACATGTAGTCCTTTTAAAAGACAATTTCATGTCAGAAAACTAGAAACTTATGATGAATTGTTTCAATAACgaacattgaaatttgaaatactaaggcttttccacctcaggaatagattaccttagatgtatttggcaaaattttaggaattttgttcatcaatgctcttgaacttcaTACTTaacctttataacttttttggattcgagcgtcactggtgagtcttttgtagacgacacgtGCAAGGACATGCATTTACCGTGTATCTGTTCTGTATATCGATCATTTCAAAAATGAAGACAGCTAacataaatatgtaaaatatgtCAAACCTTCTTTATTAGAAATCGTAGTCCAGTTCCACAGTATGCATTGAAATTAGAAGACCTTTAAAACAAGGacgaaagcaaaaaaaaagaaaaaaaaagcaaatatcaaATAGCTCATTTCAGCTAGATAAGGCTGAAATTTCTGTAAGTAGGTTTAGCTTTTACGTTCTAATAAATTATGTTATGCTTTGAATTACACGAGATAGCCAGCACAAAAAGtaatctttatattatttttacctgTCATTATTGAGTAATAATTTGGATATGACAATGAGGGGAAATCAGGAACCATATAATCTGATTTTATCCCTTGTCGAAACAGCTGTTTAAATCCTGGCAGCTCTAACCCAAGTATGTCAAAGTAATCCCAACGAAAACCATCAATTAAAAGCACCAATAACTTCTTCGTCTCTCttttgtctgtcattttggtattgaaaaactaaaaacataaataattgcTCAATGTttctattcatttatttttattttttatgtttcttgtATTTCATCTTACGGTTTAGAAATGCTTAAATTTAGAGTACGACCCTGTCTTTTTTACGTGGTGGAGGTTTAGTTGAGATACAAATTTCCATCTTTATCGTACGATATACCTCAGTCattgaaaaaagtaaacattatgtattttttcaacaacaaaaaattcaaaaccttataattagttttaattgattataattgGAAGATTgaataaacaacataaaaataaattatcaaaaggtCTGTTATTGTATCTTTATATTGTGAAAAGTTAAAGTTCCAGCACATATCCTTTTACATTACCAGCATCTTATATAGGCTGTGGGTAATTACGCATTAACTCAATAAGGAGTTGCATCCTTACCATATATTGGGAAGGATTTAAAATGGTCATGTTCtagaaaatagtaaaaataacaaaaatggcGATCTCCAAGGAAAATCCAAATGAGAAAGTCGCTTATacaattgcaaaatcaaaagctcaaacaaatcaaacgaaaggAAAACAACTACTATATTCCTAAATTTGTACATGCATTTATTTATgaagaaaacggtggattaaatctggttttatagctagctaaacctcttaatTGCATGACAGTCGAATAATGTTCCATTAAATTGATGACAATATGTGAACAAAAAAGAAACCTAATAGGTAAAAAATAAAGTGTTTAgtagtcaacattatgttataatcataatcactataaaaaaaattatgtcaacaaagaaaaacaaagcacataagcaaaatgaaagacaaaaattttaaaaaaaaatgaccacagcaCAACAATGCATTGGCTGGACACATAAGTACCGAGTCacgtaaaaaaaattatcaaaaaaggacTAAATAATAAAGGTTAATAATGATTTACAAAGGCAAATGAAAAAACACCATAatacgttattaagatgataagcAACATCAGTAcacaatttgaatttcaaaaccatcatgtattatttgtgaagttgatacagaatatttatcaacaaggtcttggtatcttctgatgaacttgttttttttttcttcagaaaaagcGCATCATTGACATTCAGAAAATATGCATGCATTGGTAACGTTTTGAATACACACAAAATGTTTGGTTCTTTCATACACAGATTTCGGAAAGACTACGTATGGAATTGATAAAGTCTTGAGAAGGTTGTACACAAGTTATTATTCTGAATGCAAAATGGTAATTAATAAAGAAAGACTATACCGATACATTGTATTAATACTATGTCATTTTGATGTAAAAACCGTACTTACAACGCTTGTGGTGACCTTCTGATCTAGATAATAGAAGTTGGAATTCCTCTGTTGTCAACAAATTCTGATAAAAACAATTGATTGTAAGACTACTTTGGCTATTTACAGATAACTATGTGGCCAAAAGTTCCATCTCTTCGACGGCGTTATCCATGTTATCTGTTTCAAAtccttttaaattttacattgtcCAGTGAAGCAGATACATATCATGGTCAATACATAGCTGACCAAAATAGATTATCTAAATATACAtaaaagtgtggacacagatttGTGTTGTTTATACGGGGCGAATTTTCATAATGACTTGTTCGGGTGGATTATGGTGGGTGCTAAACGAATATTATGTCACATCAAAATCTTAATTTTGTTATGTTGTTTTTTGGGCGAATATGGACACTGTTTTACATTGAAATTGTAATACAGATACTTCAGGAAGTCACAAAATTATAACTATGAAGGTAAATTTTCCGAGAAACACTTTATCTTTCCgtcatgtttaactccgccacattctgtatgtatgtgtctgtcccaagtcagaagcctgtggttgtcgtttgttgatgtgttacatgattaatttttgataatttttttaacatagattatgccgttagttttctcgtttgaattgttttacatttgtcatttcgggaccttttataacTGATTTTGCTGTatggactttgttcattgttgacggCTGCACGGTGACAGCTTTAAACAAATACATTTCTTTATATTAATGTTCGTTTAATAAATGTTTAACTGTTCAACTACACATGTGTCGGTTACTCTTCAGAATTCTTGGATATGCCACTACGTAGTCAGTTTGTCTGAGTGGACAGTTATTATATGTCTACTCTGCATACTTCACTATCTAATATCTAaatttatttgtgtttgtttgtacgaattttatttaaaataataagatATATAACAATAGAATCATTAATTCAAtcagtaaaatacaaaatttaaacgaCATCTATGAATGGTAAATTGTCGAATCTTCTACTACTTTTTATGAATGTGGAAACTGACAAGACAAAATCTTTCCGATGAAATCTCTGATGGCTGGATTCTTCAATTTTGGCAGtttatctgaagaaaaaaaaatgcactataaACTATAATATATGCCAAAAACAACTGTATTCTttataggattaaacgcctttgaaaaggaatttattggtgtataaactcgaccaattaACTCACAAACAGGACTTTTaagatatgtttgtgagtgacttaaTTGGTACAGTTTATcaatacaccaataaattcctttaaaaaggcgtttaatccttataattcttttaaATTGGATATAAGGTATACATTTTGTTCACACTCGTTAGCTCTATCACGCGTAAATTGTGTATTTATGTTATTGAATAGGCCTGGCGcatgaatatatatttgttggttaacgcaaaaataggtactcaatgaaatttgctatctgataaaaaGTTAACTGCAAAAACTCTAATTATCATTAAAACGAATTTGTGTGTGTATAATTTAATTTAACGATTAACGtgcagtgaaaataaattttgttaacgtCGGTTTTATTATCGCCGCCATCTTGTTTATATTGGTTACGAAAAAAAGTTCGATCAACGTCGTCTATCAAAAAATAACCAACGTCAAGATCAACTACCGGAAGTTCTCTCGACCAATTATATCAACGTATTCCATAACATGAAAATCATATTAGAATTATCattatataatttgatatttactTTAAATTCATGTCCACTCTGTAAAATACAGACACATGTGTTTTTCATCTATTAGTCAGTCAAACATTTGTATTTGCAAGAATAACAAAACTTATTGAGATAAAGAGACGTTGTCTCCAAATACAATTATTAgcacaaaaatatttcaaactgacGAAAACATGACAGgattgtatgtacaaaaaattaagatacatgaaaaaaataaaatatataatatatggaATATGTATAAGATAAAAGTAAAGTGCGGTGGATTTAGTGAGTGAAATGAACTGTCGGTAACTGCTTGTACTCTCAGACAAGTTATTTGtgtcttttaatttttgatattGATATATTTGCAAAGTTAACTTTGGTTTTATTACAACTTGAACTGTAACTTTAAAGCCTTTAATTGCAACAGATCACAACGGTGATGTGTGTGATTTGTGATGAGGCGAATTTTGTGACCATGTCCATGCACATTTGGGATTGCAGTTTAAAATAGTTGTTTTGGCTTgtcatataaaattaaaacatgtcACGTAATTTTACAATCATGAAAAGATGTAGTGAGAGATCATTGCAGATTAAACCTTACCAACAGAATTTTATGTGAAGTCTTGAATTTTCGTCTTTGTCAGAGCTTCTATGTTCTGTATCTGTAATTTCTCATCACTTTCATTCCCGTTTTTTTCTGATTCATGTTGGTCATTACTTGGTTCATCAAATACTAGTAGTTCATTGCTGATGTCATCTTGTTCGTTATTGGTTATAATATTTTCCTTGGCGTGATCTTAAATATGGGAAgaataacaaactagaggctctaaagagcctgtgtcgctcaccttggtatatgtgaatattaaacaaaggaagcagatggattcatgacaaaattgtgttttgatgatggtgatgtgtttgtaaatcttactttactaaacagtcttgctgcttacaattatctctatctataatgaattggCCCAGTAATATCagtggaaatgttaataaaaatttacaaattttatgaaaattgttaaaaattgactataaaggaaaataactccttagggggtcaattgaccatttcggtcatgttgacttatttgtaaatcttactttgctgaacattattgctgtttacagtttatctttatctataataatattcaagataataaccaaaaacagcaaaattaccTATTCacgggcagcaacccaacaacgggttgtcagattcatctgaaaattgtagagcagatagatattgatctgctaaacaatttaaccccatgtcagatttgctctaaatgctttggtttttgagttataaaccaaaaactgcattttacccctatgttctattttagcccatggccatcttggttggttgaacgggtcacgccacacatttttaaaactagataccccaaagatgattgttgccaagttgtgattaatttgtcccagtagtttcagaggagaagatttttgtaaaagataactaagatttacgaaaaattgttaaaaattgactataaagggcaataactcctaaaggggtcaactgaccatttcggtcatgttgacttatttgtaaatcttactttgctgaacattattgctgtttacagtttatctctatctataataatattcaaaataataaccaaaaacagcaaaatttccttaaaattaccaattcaggggcagcaacccaacaacgggttgtccgattcatctgaaaatttcagggcagatagatcttgacctgataaacaattataccccaatcagatttgctctaaatgctttggtttttgagttataagccaaaaactgcattttacccctatgttctatttttagccgtggcggccatcttggttggttgaccgggtcaccccacacattttttaaactagataccccaatgatgattgtggccaagtttggtttaatttggcccagtagtttcagaggagaagatttttgtaaaagctaacgacgacggacgacgacgacggacgccggacgccggacgacgacgacggacgccggacgccaagtgatgggaaaagctcacttggccctttgggccaggtgagctaaaaatgaatcaatctttttcatttgtatatctgtttgacctgagcgtcactgatgagtcttattgtATGTAGGagaaacgcgcgtgtggcgtattaaattataatcctaacttacatttgataactttttgctCCACGCACAGGAAATATAAACAGAACTCTTAACTGATTTGTTTTTCGCAGTTTGGAATAAGTTATATTGTTTAATAACATGAGTTTgtaaaataatagtaaaataaCAGCCAAAGCAAAAGATGAAGTTAGCAAATGTGTTTATCAAGAGGTTCGTAACTTCGAGAAGAAGTTTTTAGCTCAAACAATGATCCTAtttacatgagctattttcaaCTGCGTTTAAAGTTT
It includes:
- the LOC139510922 gene encoding glycerophosphocholine cholinephosphodiesterase ENPP6-like; this translates as MTDKRETKKLLVLLIDGFRWDYFDILGLELPGFKQLFRQGIKSDYMVPDFPSLSYPNYYSIMTGLHVENHGFVGNFMWNQERGNSFEIKMETAESKKSHWFEGAEPLWITAVKQEKRTNMFEWPGGHIPNKGTTSTFYDEMGVFVDVVDDGGHSYGPNSKELKDIIRQTDEAIKQMLDMLVQEGLEDKVNIVIFSDHGMTEISESRTIDISDHIGYADVEAVRDKGAVCSIWPREGKVEKVYSNLRQMNNKHITVYKKENLPERWRYKNSQLVAPIIVVAELGWYILTPSGQSIDNYSDGPAKGHHGYDNAEKDMRGIFLACGPDFKKNFKNGPVKAVDIYQVMCKALDIQPLPHKGSWSSVKDIFI